One genomic segment of Prochlorococcus marinus str. MIT 0919 includes these proteins:
- a CDS encoding chlorophyll a/b binding light-harvesting protein translates to MQTYGNPDVTYDYWAGNASVTNLSGRFIASHAAHTGLIAFGAGSNTLFELSRFDPSLPMGDQGLIFLPHLATIGVGFDEAGVWTGAGVLTIAIVHLILSMVYGAGGLMHAIYFPDDMQKSNVAQARKFKLEWDNPDNQTFILGHHLILFGIACAWFVEWARIHGIYDPAIGAVRQVNYNLDLSMIWERQVDFLSIDSLEDVMGGHAFLAFVEIIGGCFHAIAGSTKWEDKRLGSYDKLKGKGLLSAEAILSFSLAGIGWMAIVASFWVSQNTTVFPVEFYGEPLNRAFIVAPAFVDSIDYSNGIAPLGHSGRCWTANFHYIAGFFAYQGHLWHALRAMGYNFKDIGAKLNFGNAT, encoded by the coding sequence ATGCAGACCTACGGTAATCCAGATGTCACTTATGACTATTGGGCTGGTAATGCTTCAGTTACCAATCTTTCTGGTCGATTTATTGCCTCGCATGCTGCCCACACTGGCTTGATTGCCTTTGGCGCCGGTTCAAACACTTTGTTTGAGCTTTCACGTTTTGATCCCTCCTTGCCTATGGGTGATCAGGGGTTAATATTCCTCCCTCACCTAGCAACCATTGGAGTTGGTTTTGACGAAGCAGGTGTTTGGACTGGGGCAGGTGTATTAACTATTGCAATAGTTCATTTAATCCTCTCTATGGTTTATGGAGCAGGAGGTTTAATGCATGCCATTTATTTCCCAGATGATATGCAGAAGAGCAATGTTGCTCAAGCTAGAAAGTTTAAGTTGGAATGGGACAACCCTGACAACCAAACTTTTATTCTTGGTCACCATTTAATTTTGTTTGGCATAGCCTGTGCTTGGTTTGTTGAATGGGCAAGAATACATGGGATATATGATCCAGCCATTGGTGCAGTTAGGCAGGTTAATTACAACCTTGACTTGTCAATGATTTGGGAAAGACAAGTTGACTTCTTAAGTATTGATAGCTTGGAAGATGTCATGGGGGGGCATGCTTTCTTGGCATTTGTAGAGATTATTGGTGGCTGTTTTCATGCAATTGCAGGCTCCACTAAATGGGAAGACAAACGCCTTGGTTCATACGACAAACTAAAGGGAAAGGGTTTGCTTTCTGCCGAAGCAATTCTATCTTTCAGCCTTGCAGGTATTGGTTGGATGGCTATTGTGGCCTCTTTCTGGGTTTCTCAAAATACAACCGTTTTCCCAGTTGAATTTTATGGAGAACCTTTAAACCGCGCTTTCATAGTTGCTCCGGCTTTTGTGGACTCTATTGATTACTCTAATGGCATAGCCCCTTTAGGCCATTCTGGACGTTGCTGGACAGCTAATTTCCATTACATAGCTGGTTTCTTTGCATATCAGGGTCATCTTTGGCATGCGCTCCGTGCCATGGGGTACAACTTTAAAGACATAGGTGCCAAATTGAACTTTGGTAATGCAACATAG
- a CDS encoding galactose oxidase, producing the protein MHSLNSQKVLPNKKCAEEEGWGYLEEGTLRMSRSACVCMTCQYFGYACDMYSKSLLTCRAHHKLIPQGSHLTCRCPLWHTGSEDQYGFCPEVA; encoded by the coding sequence ATGCATTCGCTTAACTCCCAAAAAGTACTACCAAACAAAAAATGCGCCGAAGAAGAAGGTTGGGGCTATCTCGAAGAAGGAACACTCAGGATGTCACGTTCAGCTTGCGTTTGCATGACTTGCCAATATTTTGGCTATGCATGCGATATGTATTCCAAATCACTACTTACATGCCGTGCCCACCATAAGCTTATCCCCCAAGGATCGCATTTGACCTGTAGATGTCCTTTATGGCATACAGGTTCTGAGGATCAATATGGTTTTTGTCCCGAAGTAGCTTAA